The Rhizobium sp. 9140 genome segment AGAACCGCCACCATCAGCACGATCACGTAGGAGACGGTCGCCGCATAGCTGAAACTCGGCATGAAGCGGAAGGTAAGATTGTAGATGTAAAGCGACAACGTCAGCGTCGAATTGGCCGGACCGCCCGTGCCCTCGGTGAAGTTATAGACCTCGTCGAACAGCTGCAGCGTGCCGATCGTCGAGGTGATCGTTGTGAACAGGATCACCGGCTTCAGCATCGGAATGGTCAGGAAGGCGAAGCGCCCCCAGGACGGCACGCCGTCGATCTTGGCTGCCTCATAGATCGACCGGTCGATGTTCTGAAGCGCCGCCAGATAGAAGATCATGTTGTAGCCGGTCCAGCGCCAGGTGATGGCGATGATGATCAGGACCTTAGCCCAGAAGGGGTCCGTCAGCCAGCCGATCGGCTCGCCGATGATGCCGATCGCCAGCAGCGTGTTGTTCACCACGCCGTCGAGCGAGAACATGCTCTTGAACAGGATGGAATAGGCGACCAGCGACGAAACACAGGGCAGGAAGATCATTGTCCGGAAGAGGCCGGAATAGCGCAGCTTCGGATTGTTCAGCATGGCCGCCAGGATCAGCGCCATGGTGATCATGATCGGCACCTGCACGACGAAGAAGATGACCGTGTTTTGCAGCGCCTGCCAGAAGACCGGGTCGTTCCACAGACGCACGAGGTTTCCCGTGCCGGAAAACTTCAGCATCATGCCGCGACCGGTATAGAGCGACAGGACAAGCGACCGCAGGATCGGGTAGAGCATGAAGACGGAAATCAGCGCGATCGCGGGCGCCACGAACAGCCATCCGTTGACGTCGTAATAGCGCTTCAAGCTGGATCTGGATGTGGTGGCCATGCGGTGTCCCCGAACCCGATCAGTGGTCACTGAACATTTGTATGCGGAAGGGAAGCCGCGCGGCGTTTCCGCCGCACGTCTCCGGGAGGACAGGGACCAGACCCGAAGGCCGAGCCCCTGTGGGATGGGTTTACTGGATCTGGCCGGCAGCCTGATCTTCGATGGCCTTCAGGACCTCATCGACCGGCGTACCCTTGACCAGGGCCGGGAAGTTCGCCGTGACAGCCGTGTCGAGCTCGTTGGTGAAGATGCCGTAATTGACGGCCGGCACCTGGACGAGCCAGTCGGCAAAGTTCTGCCAGACGGTCTGGCCACCGAAGAAGTCATCGGGCTTCTGATAGGCTTCACCCGTGCGGGCGGCGAGCAGGGAGCCGACAGCGCCACGCTCGGTCAGGATCTTCTGATAGAAGTCGAGATCCTTGGCATAGATCTCGTTGAGGAAGTCGATGGCCTCGTCCTTTTCGGCGGAGGCTTCGAGCACATACCAGCTCGATCCGCCAAGGTTCGAGGCTGCCGTGGCCCCCTCGATATTGAGCTTCGGAATGGCCGTCAGCGCCCACTTGCCGGCCTGATCGGGCTGGGACTTGACCGTGCCGGTGATCCACACGCCCCTCAGAACGGAGGCCACATCGCCCGAGGTCAGTGCGCGGATGCCGTCGTTCGAACCGCTGGTCGGCTTGGCAACGCCCTCGTTGACGATCCGCGCCTGGGTTTCGAGCGCTGCCTTCAGCGCGGCATTGCCGGTGATGTTGAGGCTGCCGTCTTCGTTGAAATACCACTGACCGCCGGACTGCATCATGATGCGGATCAGACCGCCATCATTGGCATCGAGTGCCATCATCTCATGGCCGGTCTTGGCCTTCACTTCCTTGCCGATCTCGATGAACCGGTCCCAGGTGAGGTTCTGCATATCCTCAGGCTTGAAGCCAGCCTGCTCGAGATAGTCAGTGCGATAGTAGAGGCCGGTGACGCCGGAATCGAAGGGAACGCCATAGACCTGGCCTTCCAGCGTCATCAGGTCGACCTTGTATTTGGCAAAGCCGGAAAAGTCGATCTTGTCCGTGAGTGCCGCAAAGGAGCCGGGGAAGGACTGCAGATACTTCTGCGCGCCATAGTCTTCGATCAGCACGATATCCGGCAGCGTATCGGTCATGCCGGAAGCCAGACCTGTCTGCAGCTTTTGCTCGACATCGGCCTTGGCAAAGTCGACGATGTTGAAGGTCGTATCAGGATGCTTCGCGGTATAACGCTCAGCGGCTTCCTTCATGATCGCGACGTTGAAGTTCGGGTCCCAGCACCAGATGGTGACTTCGCCGGCAAAGGCCGCCGTGCTGCACAACAGTGCGGCAGCCGTCAGCGCAGCCGAAACGGAGCGCTTGAGCAAGCGAGAATAATCCATGCGTTCCTCCCATTATGACGTTAACCGCGGCAGCCTCATCCCCTGCCTCATCGCCACTATTTCCGAAAATCGGAGGACAGTCAAGAAAATTTTTACTAAATATTTTGTGCATTGCGGTAAGTGTCTGGGATTCCGGAACCTCCCGTCGAAA includes the following:
- a CDS encoding carbohydrate ABC transporter permease produces the protein MATTSRSSLKRYYDVNGWLFVAPAIALISVFMLYPILRSLVLSLYTGRGMMLKFSGTGNLVRLWNDPVFWQALQNTVIFFVVQVPIMITMALILAAMLNNPKLRYSGLFRTMIFLPCVSSLVAYSILFKSMFSLDGVVNNTLLAIGIIGEPIGWLTDPFWAKVLIIIAITWRWTGYNMIFYLAALQNIDRSIYEAAKIDGVPSWGRFAFLTIPMLKPVILFTTITSTIGTLQLFDEVYNFTEGTGGPANSTLTLSLYIYNLTFRFMPSFSYAATVSYVIVLMVAVLSFLQFYAARERK
- a CDS encoding extracellular solute-binding protein, encoding MDYSRLLKRSVSAALTAAALLCSTAAFAGEVTIWCWDPNFNVAIMKEAAERYTAKHPDTTFNIVDFAKADVEQKLQTGLASGMTDTLPDIVLIEDYGAQKYLQSFPGSFAALTDKIDFSGFAKYKVDLMTLEGQVYGVPFDSGVTGLYYRTDYLEQAGFKPEDMQNLTWDRFIEIGKEVKAKTGHEMMALDANDGGLIRIMMQSGGQWYFNEDGSLNITGNAALKAALETQARIVNEGVAKPTSGSNDGIRALTSGDVASVLRGVWITGTVKSQPDQAGKWALTAIPKLNIEGATAASNLGGSSWYVLEASAEKDEAIDFLNEIYAKDLDFYQKILTERGAVGSLLAARTGEAYQKPDDFFGGQTVWQNFADWLVQVPAVNYGIFTNELDTAVTANFPALVKGTPVDEVLKAIEDQAAGQIQ